One window of the Rissa tridactyla isolate bRisTri1 chromosome 9, bRisTri1.patW.cur.20221130, whole genome shotgun sequence genome contains the following:
- the RLIM gene encoding E3 ubiquitin-protein ligase RLIM isoform X2 yields the protein MESSDSSDKGNVDQSEAQRQSQLDRLDREEAFYQFVNNLSEEDYRLMRDNNLLGTPGEITEEELLRRLHQVKEGPPQQNSDENRGAESAEDVSNGDSIIDWLNSVRQTGNTTRSGQRGNQSWRAVSRTNPNSGDFRFSLEINVNRNNGNTNPETENEPSVEPSSGEDLENSQSDSEIPRSESPSVRQPGSERSTSEELTTEEASPPRGQRRARSRSPEQRRTRARTDRSRSPINPVSEPPRRSHHNTSSQTLDHSSVNEAEGSSRTRQHVTLRQHAVGTEMPNENAVLFSTPETRPVPQAAGSSETNGTSESATPGQRPPTIVLDLQVRRVRPGEYRQRDSIANRTRSRSQTPNNTVTYESERGGFRRTFSRSERAGVRTYVSTIRIPIRRILNTGLSETTSVAIQTMLRQIMTGFGELSYFMYSDSDADPSGPTPNQNVDASEAQNGGGGTSSNESTDVSSGEVYEGGNEGGSTSGARREGRNTRGSVTFEESGSLPFLSLAQFFLLNEDDDDQPRGLTKEQIDNLAMRNFGESDALKTCSVCITEYTEGNKLRKLPCSHEYHVHCIDRWLSENSTCPICRRAVLASGNRESVV from the exons GTGAAATTACTGAAGAAGAGTTGCTGAGAAGGCTACACCAAGTTAAAGAAGGTCCGCCACAGCAAAACAGTGATGAGAATAGAG GTGCGGAGTCTGCAGAAGATGTCTCAAATGGAGATTCTATTATAGACTGGCTTAATTCAGTCCGACAGACTGGAAATACAACACGAAGCGGACAACGGGGAAACCAGTCTTGGAGAGCAGTGAGCCGGACTAACCCAAATAGTGGTGACTTCAGATTCAGTTTGGAAATAAATGTCAACCGTAATAATGGGAACACAAATCCAGAAACTGAGAATGAGCCATCTGTAGAGCCTTCCAGCGGGGAGGATTTGGAAAACAGCCAAAGTGACTCTGAAATTCCAAGGTCTGAATCGCCATCTGTAAGGCAGCCTGGATCAGAAAGGAGCACTTCGGAGGAGCTAACAACTGAGGAAGCTTCCCCTCCTAGAGGGCAGAGGAGAGCGAGAAGTAGGAGTCCAGAACAGCGGAGAACGCGGGCTAGGACTGATAGAAGTAGGTCACCTATTAATCCAGTGAGTGAGCCTCCTCGCAGGTCTCATCACAATACATCATCTCAAACACTTGACCACTCCTCAGTGAATGAAGCCGAGGGAAGCTCTAGAACTAGGCAGCATGTGACGTTAAGGCAGCATGCAGTGGGGACTGAGATgccaaatgaaaatgcagttttgttttcaaCCCCTGAAACAAGACCTGTTCCTCAAGCAGCAGGTTCTTCAGAAACTAACGGCACCAGTGAGTCTGCAACTCCTGGTCAGAGGCCACCTACCATAGTACTTGATCTTCAGGTGAGAAGAGTTCGTCCAGGAGAGTATCGGCAAAGAGACAGCATAGCCAACAGAACTCGGTCCAGGTCCCAGACACCTAACAACACGGTCACTTACGAAAGCGAACGGGGAGGGTTTAGGCGCACGTTTTCACGTTCAGAACGGGCGGGAGTGAGAACTTATGTCAGTACCATTAGGATTCCTATCCGTAGGATCTTAAACACAGGCTTGAGTGAGACTACGTCAGTTGCTATTCAGACTATGCTAAGGCAGATAATGACAGGCTTCGGAGAGCTGAGTTACTTTATGTACAGTGATAGTGATGCAGATCCTAGTGGCCCAACTCCAAATCAGAACGTGGATGCTTCTGAGGCACAGAACGGAGGTGGTGGTACTTCAAGCAATGAAAGTACGGATGTTAGCTCAGGGGAGGTGTATGAAGGTGGCAATGAAGGTGGTTCAACATCTGGTGCCAGACGGGAAGGTCGGAATACAAGGGGATCGGTCACATTTGAAGAAAGTGGCTCTCTACCATTCCTTAGCCTAGCACAATTTTTCCTACtaaatgaagatgatgatgaccAACCAAGAGGACTCACCAAAGAACAAATTGACAACCTAGCGATGAGGAATTTTGGTGAGAGCGATGCTCTGAAAACCTGTAGTGTGTGCATTACAGAGTACACGGAAGGCAACAAGCTCCGTAAATTGCCTTGTTCGCACGAGTATCATGTCCACTGCATTGATCGCTGGTTATCAGAAAATTCCACTTGTCCCATTTGTCGCAGAGCCGTCTTAGCTTCTGGTAACAGAGAGAGTGTTGTCTAA